A stretch of [Clostridium] scindens DNA encodes these proteins:
- a CDS encoding MATE family efflux transporter codes for MKYVSLNVIGMIGISCYILADTFFVAKALGATGLAALNFSISFFSVMQGCGLMIGIGGATDFSLRRQEADGKNGDISFVHTVMLGSIAAALFLLIGIFLAEPLGRVLGADATTLPYTKVYLQTILCFAPAFLLNNILLAFVRNDNGPRLSMTAMLVSSFSNIILDYIFMFPLSMGIFGAAFATGLSPVISIAILLLHFKGRNQGFHLMRCKLEIRRLGRIMALGFSSLIGELASAISLLTFNLIILGISGNIGVAAYGIIANIALVATSVFTGTAQGLQPLASRCYGQGEREGVGRLSGYAVKTAVFFAVAIYAVICIFAPAIASIFNSEGNRRLSELAVEGMRIYFAGYFFAGISIVTTALLSATAHVNKAMAIALCRSCVILVPCVFLLSRLFKMTGVWLSFVVAEGLVFVLTVVFLARFRRR; via the coding sequence TTGAAATATGTAAGCCTGAATGTGATCGGGATGATCGGAATATCCTGCTATATTCTGGCGGATACATTCTTTGTAGCCAAAGCTCTGGGGGCTACGGGACTGGCAGCCCTGAATTTCTCCATCTCATTTTTCAGCGTGATGCAGGGCTGTGGGCTGATGATCGGAATTGGCGGCGCTACGGACTTTTCACTTCGCAGGCAGGAGGCAGATGGGAAGAATGGGGATATTTCCTTTGTCCATACCGTAATGCTGGGGAGCATTGCAGCAGCCCTCTTCTTGCTGATCGGGATATTCCTGGCAGAGCCGCTGGGACGGGTCTTAGGTGCGGATGCGACGACGCTGCCCTATACGAAAGTGTATTTGCAGACGATCTTATGTTTTGCGCCGGCGTTCCTCCTGAATAATATTCTTCTGGCATTTGTCCGCAATGACAATGGACCCCGGCTATCAATGACGGCTATGCTGGTGAGCAGTTTTTCCAATATTATTCTGGATTATATATTCATGTTCCCGCTCTCTATGGGAATCTTCGGGGCCGCCTTTGCAACCGGGCTATCCCCGGTGATAAGTATTGCGATCCTTCTGCTGCATTTTAAGGGGAGAAATCAGGGTTTCCATCTGATGCGGTGCAAATTGGAGATCAGAAGGCTTGGAAGAATTATGGCACTTGGCTTTTCTTCCCTGATTGGGGAACTGGCTTCTGCCATCTCCCTTCTTACGTTTAATTTGATCATACTGGGAATCTCAGGCAATATCGGGGTAGCAGCCTATGGCATCATTGCCAACATCGCGCTGGTTGCCACCTCGGTATTTACAGGAACTGCACAGGGATTGCAGCCACTGGCAAGCAGATGCTATGGGCAGGGAGAACGTGAGGGAGTAGGCAGGCTTTCCGGCTATGCGGTAAAGACGGCTGTTTTTTTCGCAGTGGCCATTTATGCCGTCATCTGCATCTTTGCACCAGCGATCGCATCCATCTTCAACAGCGAGGGGAACCGGAGGCTGTCGGAACTGGCAGTCGAAGGAATGAGAATCTATTTTGCAGGATATTTCTTTGCCGGGATCAGCATTGTGACCACCGCCCTGTTAAGCGCTACCGCCCATGTGAATAAAGCGATGGCCATCGCCTTATGCAGAAGCTGCGTGATTCTGGTGCCATGCGTGTTCTTGCTAAGCAGGCTGTTTAAGATGACGGGAGTATGGCTGTCATTTGTCGTGGCGGAAGGGCTGGTATTTGTGCTCACGGTAGTTTTTCTGGCTAGATTCCGCCGCCGCTAG
- a CDS encoding alpha/beta hydrolase, whose protein sequence is MKKKGKIILSAVLILLIILIVGMSYFIGTQVFEGSTQLVTNEDTKGVKDSFWKKYGIDYQAFQRTYKIEDLELKSTFDGHKIPADYIYAPGMEGNKENQTVILVHGLGGNRYSNYPLAEFFLEEGYNVITYDQRSSNENTARYTTFGYWEKYDLIDWIAYAKEQANEQTLGVWGTSFGGATAGLAAGYEDTAKMIDFLILDCPVSSMEYMIEQEMKSMDTGIPVSYMTWCGNIANKLKLGFSYKDADVSKAVTDVETPILVINSKKDELTPYFMGKDIYDAIEGGNKKIWTVKDSKHAEVWLDHNPEYRSVVKEWIEFE, encoded by the coding sequence ATGAAAAAGAAAGGGAAAATTATTTTATCAGCGGTGCTGATACTTCTAATTATCCTGATCGTGGGAATGTCATACTTTATAGGCACCCAGGTGTTCGAAGGATCCACGCAGCTGGTGACGAATGAGGACACTAAGGGGGTAAAGGATTCTTTTTGGAAGAAGTACGGAATAGATTACCAGGCATTTCAGCGCACATACAAGATAGAGGATCTGGAGTTGAAATCCACGTTCGACGGCCATAAGATTCCGGCAGACTATATCTATGCACCGGGGATGGAGGGAAACAAAGAGAATCAAACGGTTATACTGGTCCATGGGCTGGGAGGAAACCGGTACTCCAATTACCCATTGGCGGAATTCTTCCTGGAAGAGGGATACAATGTAATTACTTACGACCAGAGAAGTTCCAATGAAAATACGGCCCGGTATACGACCTTTGGATATTGGGAAAAATATGACCTGATTGATTGGATCGCATATGCCAAAGAGCAGGCCAATGAACAGACGCTGGGAGTATGGGGCACGTCCTTTGGAGGGGCAACGGCCGGACTGGCGGCAGGATATGAGGATACTGCTAAGATGATTGACTTTCTGATTCTGGACTGCCCGGTAAGCAGTATGGAATATATGATAGAGCAGGAAATGAAGAGCATGGATACAGGCATTCCGGTGTCCTATATGACTTGGTGCGGCAATATTGCCAATAAGCTGAAACTGGGATTTTCGTACAAGGATGCCGATGTAAGCAAAGCGGTAACAGATGTGGAGACTCCGATTTTAGTCATTAACAGCAAAAAGGATGAGTTGACGCCGTATTTTATGGGGAAGGATATCTATGACGCGATAGAAGGAGGCAATAAGAAGATATGGACCGTGAAAGACAGCAAGCATGCGGAGGTATGGCTGGATCATAATCCGGAGTACCGCAGCGTGGTGAAGGAATGGATAGAGTTTGAATAA
- a CDS encoding aminotransferase class V-fold PLP-dependent enzyme, translated as MDRKKIREDTPCGNIYMNHASTSVPPLPVIEAAQDYYRMIMQYGATSRKAEEITIRTCRQAAENMAAFLNADAGEIMFVPNGTVGIGMVAQGMPWKPGQNILIDSMSFISNVAPFIEAAKSHGLEIRYIPARLPGFLDLEKLEELIDENTALISVTHAANSLGVLQDIERIGSLAGKYKIPYLVDAAGTLGAVSLDVQKIGCDFLSASGRKYLRGPSGTGILYVRQERIGMLKGYMPAWNSGTWDYGTEEFTYHNDIRRLEFGEKNYPGIFGLSKAVEYISEIGGMRRIEARIRELTGYLLDRLEAVDGIRILGPGEAACRCGTTGFIVEGKGCEEIAGYLNKNGVGMMAHHFFCPGVSELFEIEGTARLSVHYWNTEEEIDAVINLLKKMQGE; from the coding sequence ATGGACAGAAAGAAAATAAGAGAGGATACGCCCTGTGGAAACATCTATATGAATCACGCCTCTACTTCAGTTCCGCCATTGCCGGTGATAGAAGCGGCACAAGACTATTATCGCATGATCATGCAATATGGAGCCACAAGCAGGAAAGCGGAAGAGATAACGATCCGTACCTGCAGGCAGGCTGCGGAAAATATGGCAGCCTTTCTGAACGCGGATGCCGGGGAGATAATGTTCGTGCCCAATGGTACGGTGGGGATTGGCATGGTAGCGCAGGGAATGCCATGGAAGCCAGGCCAGAATATATTAATAGATTCTATGAGTTTTATCAGCAATGTCGCGCCTTTTATAGAGGCGGCTAAGTCACATGGGCTTGAGATCCGCTATATACCGGCCAGGCTGCCAGGCTTTCTCGACTTAGAGAAACTGGAGGAGCTGATCGATGAGAATACGGCGCTGATCAGCGTGACGCATGCGGCCAACAGCCTGGGCGTGCTCCAGGATATTGAGCGGATCGGAAGTCTGGCAGGGAAGTACAAGATCCCCTATCTTGTTGATGCTGCGGGGACATTGGGCGCAGTATCGCTGGACGTACAGAAAATCGGCTGCGATTTCTTAAGCGCATCCGGCCGAAAGTATTTAAGAGGCCCATCAGGCACAGGCATTCTCTATGTCAGACAAGAAAGGATCGGGATGCTAAAAGGGTATATGCCAGCCTGGAACAGCGGTACCTGGGATTATGGGACTGAGGAGTTTACGTATCACAATGATATCCGCAGGCTGGAATTCGGAGAGAAAAACTATCCGGGGATATTCGGCCTTTCTAAGGCTGTTGAATATATCAGCGAAATCGGCGGAATGCGCAGGATAGAGGCCAGGATCAGAGAACTGACAGGCTATCTGCTTGACAGGCTGGAAGCCGTTGACGGCATCCGGATATTAGGACCTGGGGAGGCCGCCTGCCGGTGCGGCACAACCGGATTCATAGTAGAAGGAAAAGGATGTGAAGAGATTGCCGGATATCTGAATAAGAACGGCGTCGGGATGATGGCACATCATTTCTTCTGCCCTGGAGTCAGCGAACTGTTCGAAATAGAAGGAACAGCCAGACTGTCCGTACATTATTGGAATACAGAGGAAGAGATTGATGCAGTAATAAATCTTTTGAAGAAGATGCAGGGTGAATAG
- a CDS encoding ABC transporter ATP-binding protein: MTTAKDLQRHGSNLRHPKSGEEKERMEPLFDIRHVSKYYSAKSGAFSLDKRMVKAVDDISFQIHKGETIGIVGESGCGKTTLGKLILHLFEPTAGEIIFRGQDILKLERRELRQFRKHAQIVYQDPYTSLNPRMPIGEIIGEPLKIQKLGNKDEIKEKVLNILDVVGLVRDFYDKYPFECSGGQRQRVGIARALILRPELIVCDEAVSALDVSTQSQIINLLEDIQKEFGLTYLFISHGLSVVRHICSRVIVMYLGQVVEMAECEELYENPLHPYTKALFSAIPLPDPEQEKNRIMLEGDVPNPVNIPQGCAFHTRCRYATQRCRTMRPILSDVKDGHQVSCHLYSKEASGNKEENPAPAEV, encoded by the coding sequence ATGACGACGGCGAAGGACCTGCAAAGGCACGGCAGTAATCTGCGGCACCCCAAATCAGGAGAGGAGAAAGAGAGAATGGAACCACTTTTTGATATCCGTCATGTTTCAAAATATTATTCGGCAAAGTCCGGAGCATTTTCCCTGGACAAGCGTATGGTCAAGGCCGTGGATGATATCAGTTTTCAGATACATAAGGGTGAGACGATCGGCATTGTAGGAGAATCAGGCTGTGGGAAAACCACTCTTGGTAAATTAATCCTGCATTTGTTCGAGCCGACAGCGGGAGAAATTATATTTCGGGGACAGGACATCCTGAAACTAGAACGAAGAGAACTGAGGCAGTTTCGAAAACACGCCCAGATCGTCTATCAGGATCCGTATACGTCGCTGAATCCCAGAATGCCAATAGGAGAGATCATAGGAGAACCGTTGAAGATTCAAAAACTGGGAAATAAAGACGAGATAAAGGAAAAAGTCCTTAATATACTGGACGTTGTAGGTTTGGTAAGAGATTTCTATGACAAGTACCCTTTTGAATGCTCAGGAGGCCAGAGGCAGAGAGTGGGGATTGCTAGGGCGCTGATCTTAAGACCGGAACTGATCGTGTGCGATGAGGCGGTATCCGCGCTGGATGTCTCCACACAGTCGCAGATCATCAATCTTCTGGAAGATATCCAGAAAGAGTTCGGCCTGACTTACTTATTCATTTCCCATGGCCTGTCTGTAGTGCGCCATATCTGCAGCAGGGTGATCGTTATGTACCTGGGGCAGGTCGTAGAGATGGCGGAATGCGAGGAACTGTATGAAAATCCTCTTCATCCATATACGAAGGCCTTATTTTCCGCAATTCCGCTGCCGGATCCAGAGCAGGAGAAGAACCGGATCATGCTGGAGGGTGATGTGCCAAATCCGGTGAACATCCCACAAGGATGTGCCTTCCACACAAGATGCAGATATGCCACGCAGCGGTGCAGGACAATGCGCCCAATACTTAGCGACGTTAAGGATGGGCATCAGGTATCCTGCCATCTGTACAGTAAAGAGGCATCCGGGAATAAGGAAGAGAATCCTGCGCCAGCGGAGGTATGA
- a CDS encoding sensor histidine kinase encodes MSVILKCLALSFMTGIACKIFFETLIPRRKMRYGWMENTFLLTFALGFMIISMTPVPPYMLRPVRVVIVIFIVVQIYFKIRPLHNLILSILVCSLMWLMEMLVLWAIFALPVRYRTLVYLEEEIAYSLLFGLMFLFSVCYKGKKNMLSGTNWIRYGYVPIVVMVMIMVLSSIPWNEQEPDGKAGFLLFAMFGIMMMFIFYFIWNILQKERELQELRMIQEQTQNQMAMYQNMQRNYEQQRRYLHDYKNQLACIQGMLAEGEVERTAGYVAELTGNIHKSADYVDANHMVVNVVLNQKYREAMEKGITMLITIGDLSKLALKEEDTVTLLVNLLDNAIEACEKQKTGKMIHFKMVLEDGQLVLSVRNPVEEPVKIRGNTVITTKKDKSAHGIGLKNVDSVIQRNNGTSVIQCKDGMFSFSAILSS; translated from the coding sequence ATGAGTGTCATATTAAAATGCCTGGCGCTATCGTTTATGACGGGGATCGCCTGTAAGATATTTTTTGAAACGCTGATACCAAGGCGTAAGATGAGATATGGCTGGATGGAAAATACCTTTCTTCTGACGTTTGCCCTTGGATTTATGATCATCAGCATGACCCCGGTTCCCCCTTATATGCTCAGGCCGGTAAGGGTGGTTATCGTCATCTTCATTGTAGTACAGATTTATTTTAAGATCAGGCCTTTGCATAATCTGATTTTGTCCATACTGGTATGCAGTTTGATGTGGCTAATGGAAATGCTTGTTCTTTGGGCGATTTTTGCACTGCCCGTCAGATACAGGACGCTTGTATATCTTGAGGAAGAGATCGCATACAGCCTGCTCTTTGGCTTGATGTTCCTATTTTCTGTCTGCTATAAAGGGAAAAAGAATATGCTGTCTGGCACAAACTGGATTCGTTATGGGTATGTTCCTATCGTAGTAATGGTCATGATTATGGTTTTGAGCAGTATTCCCTGGAATGAGCAGGAACCTGACGGAAAAGCAGGATTTCTGCTCTTTGCCATGTTTGGGATCATGATGATGTTTATCTTTTACTTTATCTGGAACATTCTGCAAAAGGAAAGAGAATTGCAGGAACTGCGGATGATTCAGGAGCAGACGCAGAATCAGATGGCGATGTACCAGAATATGCAGAGAAATTATGAACAGCAGAGGCGCTATCTGCATGATTACAAGAACCAGCTGGCCTGCATCCAGGGGATGCTGGCAGAAGGCGAAGTAGAAAGAACAGCAGGATATGTGGCTGAATTGACGGGGAATATCCATAAAAGCGCAGACTATGTAGATGCCAATCATATGGTGGTGAACGTGGTCCTGAACCAGAAGTACAGGGAAGCCATGGAGAAAGGGATTACCATGCTCATTACCATAGGCGATCTGTCAAAACTTGCGCTGAAGGAGGAAGATACCGTCACGCTTCTGGTCAATCTGCTGGATAACGCCATAGAAGCATGTGAGAAACAAAAGACTGGTAAAATGATCCACTTTAAAATGGTACTGGAAGACGGGCAGCTGGTTCTATCCGTGCGCAATCCTGTGGAAGAGCCGGTCAAGATAAGGGGAAATACGGTAATTACCACGAAGAAGGATAAGTCTGCCCATGGAATCGGGTTGAAAAACGTTGATTCCGTTATCCAAAGAAATAACGGAACCAGCGTGATTCAGTGTAAGGACGGAATGTTCAGTTTTTCTGCCATTCTATCATCTTAA
- a CDS encoding GntR family transcriptional regulator, translated as MSETMKLKDQIYEKVLNEITEGRYLQNEIITERELIEKYGVSKSPVREALIELCNENVLVSRPRMGYQIRPISMKEISDIVELRVILELAALRKTFTILDDHHIQLLKENLSRASEIHEGKNMMKHWKSNISFHLLLCSFCGNSQIYSETERALKFSYRGAIQYFSVSWNRRHDTKAQRHKKLIEAMEMRDLEKSLEILKEDIENLKQEILEEFC; from the coding sequence ATGTCTGAAACGATGAAACTGAAAGACCAGATATATGAGAAGGTCCTGAATGAAATTACGGAAGGCCGCTATCTGCAGAATGAAATTATTACGGAAAGAGAATTGATAGAAAAATATGGAGTCAGCAAATCCCCTGTCAGAGAGGCGCTCATTGAACTTTGTAATGAAAATGTGCTGGTAAGCCGTCCAAGAATGGGATATCAGATACGCCCTATATCTATGAAGGAAATTTCAGATATTGTAGAACTGCGGGTAATTCTGGAGCTGGCTGCGCTTAGAAAGACGTTTACAATTTTGGATGATCATCATATACAGCTGCTAAAGGAAAATCTATCAAGGGCTTCAGAAATCCATGAAGGGAAAAATATGATGAAGCATTGGAAGAGCAATATCAGTTTTCATCTGCTGCTGTGCAGTTTCTGCGGCAATTCCCAAATATATTCTGAAACGGAGAGGGCATTAAAGTTCTCGTATAGAGGCGCTATTCAGTATTTTTCTGTCTCATGGAACCGCCGTCATGATACAAAGGCTCAGAGGCATAAAAAATTGATCGAGGCTATGGAGATGAGGGATCTGGAAAAATCGTTGGAGATATTAAAGGAAGATATAGAAAATCTGAAGCAGGAGATATTAGAAGAGTTTTGTTAG
- a CDS encoding LytR/AlgR family response regulator transcription factor yields the protein MLQIAICDDEKYYREEIRRLVEDWLEEKGMEYAIHLFASGEEFLIQNENLVRYDCIFMDINMNEIDGIEAAMQIRSYHSKTQIVFVTAFIQYVLEGYKVDAVRYIMKDTLKTAVPECMDAVWKRLKLAQVTFHFVEGEKTLYTDNILYVESRRHKSIFHYMESSMTEYQIYSKLDEIEQKLYEHGFLRIHKSYLVNMKHMRRVSNYEAMLDNGECLSVPRLRFQKVKEAYVGYKGAL from the coding sequence ATGCTGCAGATTGCGATTTGCGATGATGAAAAGTATTACAGGGAAGAGATACGGAGACTGGTGGAAGACTGGCTGGAAGAAAAAGGGATGGAATATGCCATCCATTTATTTGCTTCGGGAGAAGAATTCCTGATACAGAATGAGAATCTGGTAAGATACGATTGTATCTTCATGGATATCAATATGAACGAAATAGATGGTATTGAGGCGGCCATGCAGATCCGCTCTTATCATTCCAAGACCCAGATTGTATTCGTGACCGCTTTTATCCAATATGTGCTGGAGGGATATAAGGTAGATGCAGTCCGGTATATCATGAAGGATACGTTAAAGACAGCAGTGCCGGAATGTATGGACGCAGTGTGGAAGAGACTGAAGCTTGCCCAGGTGACATTTCACTTTGTCGAAGGGGAGAAGACGCTTTACACGGATAATATCCTCTATGTGGAGAGCCGCAGGCATAAATCGATCTTTCACTATATGGAATCCAGCATGACGGAGTATCAGATATATAGCAAGCTGGATGAGATCGAGCAGAAGTTATACGAGCATGGATTCCTTCGGATTCATAAGAGTTATCTTGTGAATATGAAGCATATGCGAAGAGTCAGTAATTATGAAGCCATGCTGGATAACGGAGAATGCCTTTCTGTCCCGCGCCTGCGGTTTCAGAAAGTGAAAGAGGCATACGTAGGGTACAAAGGAGCGTTGTAA
- a CDS encoding ATP-binding cassette domain-containing protein has translation MDYIKISNAREGCLKNVSLEIPKNQLVVFTGLSGCGKSTLLIDVLFNECQRQYLEAMSFQGIRKPKVDRIRGASPAIVITQTDANRNPRSTVGTLSDIYTDLRMIYEKLGMRTCPYCGHQICAADCREETRKEGTDFHVYMYCSECGQRMDKITRTFFSFNTREGACPACEGLGHIHAIDKSQVIDENLSLEDGAVRYWEKRYGQYQISLLFKAFQYYRIPYEASMPVKDFTDLQKAILYEGTQCAQAREAFPGLKPPETTASGRFEGVFPILWRRLSERFGDAGSLTPYFTTEACPNCGGERLGTLSRSVTVHGTRLPELNLYSLEHLWQWIKELRASLSPKHLDMTESYLLDIETKLDRYQKVGLGYLCLDRQIITLSGGELKRLRLAAALDSELTGIIYILDEPTAGLHSKDTPGLVAILKKLRDLGNTVLVIEHDTDIMESADHIIDMGPGAGRVGGEIIASGTLKELMRNPASVTGLYLKNPDPGKSVFREPTAMIRIEHANAFNLKDLAVDIPVGCLTSVTGPSGSGKSTLLFEVLSTGGSSKNGRVAGLERFDKIVRIEQAAIPRMKRSNVATYADVYTDIRSVFGKTGTAKKNGLCARHFSFNSSGGRCENCEGLGYIDNNMLFFANTEIVCPVCNGSQFRPEVLEVTYKGASIKDVLNLSIEEAAELFADVPKILRILNLLMDVGLSYLQLGQSLTTLSGGECQRLRLAKELIQTASNKECLYLMDEPTAGLHPSDIRHFLALLDRLADAGNTIVAAEHNQQFISHSDWMIDLGPVGGEKGGYLMYAGTPKP, from the coding sequence ATGGATTATATAAAAATCAGCAATGCACGGGAAGGCTGTTTAAAGAACGTATCATTAGAGATTCCAAAGAATCAGCTGGTCGTATTCACCGGCCTGTCCGGCTGCGGAAAATCTACGCTGCTTATTGACGTCCTCTTCAACGAATGCCAGCGGCAATACTTGGAGGCGATGTCTTTCCAGGGAATCCGCAAGCCGAAAGTAGACCGGATCAGAGGGGCCTCTCCGGCCATCGTCATCACCCAGACAGACGCCAATCGAAACCCCCGTTCCACAGTCGGGACTTTGTCGGATATCTATACGGATCTGCGGATGATATACGAAAAACTAGGCATGCGGACATGCCCTTATTGCGGGCATCAGATCTGCGCGGCCGACTGCCGGGAAGAGACCAGGAAAGAAGGAACTGATTTTCATGTATATATGTATTGCAGTGAATGCGGCCAAAGAATGGACAAGATCACCCGCACCTTCTTTTCCTTCAATACCAGGGAAGGAGCCTGCCCGGCCTGCGAGGGGCTTGGACATATCCATGCCATCGACAAGTCGCAGGTGATAGACGAGAACCTCTCTCTAGAAGATGGCGCCGTGCGCTATTGGGAGAAACGATATGGGCAGTATCAGATTTCGCTCCTTTTTAAAGCCTTCCAGTATTACCGGATTCCATACGAGGCCAGTATGCCGGTAAAGGATTTCACGGACCTACAGAAAGCAATCCTATACGAAGGAACACAATGCGCCCAGGCAAGAGAGGCATTTCCAGGCCTAAAACCGCCTGAGACAACGGCTTCCGGAAGATTCGAAGGCGTATTTCCGATTCTTTGGAGAAGACTGTCCGAAAGATTCGGGGATGCCGGTTCGTTGACTCCCTATTTCACTACCGAAGCCTGTCCCAACTGCGGCGGAGAAAGGCTTGGCACATTAAGCCGCAGCGTAACCGTTCATGGCACCCGGCTTCCCGAACTTAATCTTTATTCTCTGGAACATCTCTGGCAATGGATCAAGGAATTACGCGCCTCCCTCTCCCCCAAGCATCTGGATATGACAGAGTCCTATCTGCTTGACATAGAAACGAAGCTTGACCGTTATCAAAAAGTCGGTCTTGGCTATCTCTGCCTGGACCGGCAGATCATCACTTTGTCAGGCGGAGAACTCAAGCGGCTCCGGCTGGCCGCCGCCCTGGACAGCGAACTTACCGGCATCATCTATATTCTGGATGAGCCGACCGCCGGGCTGCACTCCAAAGATACGCCCGGGCTGGTGGCAATTCTTAAGAAACTTAGGGATCTGGGAAATACAGTACTTGTCATAGAGCATGACACGGACATCATGGAATCTGCGGACCACATTATTGACATGGGGCCTGGAGCCGGCAGAGTTGGCGGCGAGATTATTGCCTCCGGCACGTTAAAGGAACTAATGCGAAATCCTGCTTCCGTAACCGGCTTGTATCTTAAGAACCCTGATCCCGGCAAATCCGTTTTCCGGGAGCCTACAGCTATGATTCGCATAGAACATGCAAATGCGTTCAATCTTAAGGACCTTGCCGTCGATATCCCCGTTGGATGCCTTACTTCTGTTACCGGTCCTTCCGGCTCTGGGAAGTCAACCCTGCTTTTCGAGGTTTTGTCTACAGGCGGGTCATCAAAGAATGGCCGTGTGGCCGGCCTTGAGCGATTTGATAAGATTGTCAGGATCGAGCAGGCGGCAATTCCCCGGATGAAACGTTCCAATGTGGCTACCTACGCCGATGTCTACACCGATATCCGGTCTGTCTTCGGCAAAACCGGAACCGCAAAAAAGAATGGCCTTTGTGCGCGGCATTTTTCCTTTAACTCTTCAGGAGGCAGATGCGAAAACTGCGAAGGGCTGGGATACATCGACAACAACATGCTATTCTTTGCCAATACCGAGATCGTCTGCCCTGTCTGCAATGGAAGCCAGTTCCGCCCTGAAGTTCTGGAAGTCACCTATAAAGGAGCTTCCATCAAAGACGTTCTGAACCTCTCCATTGAGGAGGCAGCAGAACTCTTTGCCGACGTCCCCAAGATTTTAAGGATCTTGAACCTTCTTATGGATGTAGGTCTTAGCTACCTTCAGCTGGGGCAGTCCCTTACCACCTTGTCCGGCGGCGAATGCCAGCGGCTTCGGCTGGCCAAGGAATTGATCCAGACCGCTTCCAATAAAGAATGCCTCTACCTGATGGATGAGCCCACAGCGGGCCTTCACCCCAGTGATATCCGGCATTTCCTGGCGCTACTTGACCGTTTGGCTGATGCTGGCAATACCATCGTCGCGGCGGAGCATAACCAGCAGTTCATTTCACATAGCGACTGGATGATCGATCTTGGGCCAGTCGGCGGGGAAAAGGGCGGCTATCTTATGTATGCCGGAACACCAAAACCTTAA
- a CDS encoding serine dehydratase subunit alpha family protein — MERYYQQYIKLLEKELVPAFGCTEPIAIAYAAAYARNILDAMPEEVDIKVSSNIIKNVKSVTIPNTGGLKGIEAAVAAGIVVGNPEKELEVIAGVSKEQIPMIKEYLERVPIKVSASESDEVFDIRIMVKCKKQYALVRIVKEHLNIVYVEKNGKEIFEKDEEDRQEQPEASLTIQRIVEFADLAAIEDIRGPVRRQVDYNMAIARDGLAKEYGGAVGRTILSHSQQTAADKARAYAAAGSDARMSGCTLPVIIVSGSGNQGITASVPIAVYAEEKGYGEEKMLRAVALSDLLTIYQRQFIGRLSAYCGAVNAGCASAAGIAYLEGGGFEEVAHTLINSLAAISGVICDGAKPSCAAKIAASVEAGLLGYDMFIDKKEFVGGDGIVTCDADETIKNVGILGKEGMKQTDRKIVEIMLKRTACRNKM; from the coding sequence ATGGAAAGATATTATCAGCAATATATCAAGCTGCTTGAGAAAGAACTGGTTCCGGCTTTTGGCTGTACGGAGCCGATTGCGATCGCCTATGCGGCGGCGTATGCGAGGAATATTTTGGATGCAATGCCTGAGGAAGTCGATATCAAAGTCAGCAGCAATATTATAAAGAATGTAAAGAGCGTCACCATACCGAATACCGGAGGCCTGAAAGGAATAGAGGCCGCCGTGGCGGCAGGGATTGTCGTAGGAAACCCGGAAAAGGAACTGGAAGTTATCGCCGGGGTATCTAAGGAGCAGATCCCGATGATCAAAGAATATCTAGAGAGGGTACCGATAAAAGTCTCTGCCAGCGAAAGCGATGAAGTCTTTGATATCAGGATCATGGTGAAGTGTAAAAAGCAGTATGCGCTGGTGAGGATTGTGAAAGAGCACCTGAATATCGTGTACGTTGAGAAAAACGGGAAGGAGATCTTTGAAAAGGATGAAGAGGACCGGCAGGAGCAGCCGGAGGCCTCTTTGACGATTCAAAGAATCGTGGAATTTGCAGATCTGGCAGCCATTGAAGATATCCGGGGACCAGTCCGCAGGCAGGTGGATTATAATATGGCGATTGCCAGGGACGGACTTGCCAAAGAATATGGAGGCGCAGTGGGACGAACCATCCTGTCTCATTCACAGCAAACTGCCGCTGACAAGGCCAGAGCCTATGCGGCAGCAGGTTCAGATGCCCGCATGAGTGGATGCACGCTTCCTGTCATTATTGTATCCGGAAGCGGAAACCAGGGTATCACGGCCTCGGTTCCGATTGCCGTATATGCAGAGGAAAAGGGCTATGGAGAAGAGAAGATGCTCCGTGCGGTAGCGCTGTCAGACCTTCTTACCATTTATCAGAGGCAGTTCATTGGCAGGCTGTCTGCCTATTGCGGGGCAGTAAATGCAGGGTGCGCAAGCGCAGCTGGAATTGCTTATCTGGAAGGAGGAGGCTTTGAAGAAGTAGCACATACTCTAATCAATTCGCTGGCGGCTATTTCTGGCGTGATCTGTGATGGGGCGAAGCCTTCTTGTGCGGCGAAGATTGCTGCGTCTGTGGAGGCGGGCCTTCTGGGATATGATATGTTTATAGATAAGAAAGAATTTGTCGGAGGCGATGGAATCGTTACCTGTGATGCGGATGAAACAATTAAAAACGTAGGAATCCTGGGAAAAGAGGGAATGAAGCAGACGGATCGAAAGATTGTAGAAATTATGCTTAAGAGAACCGCATGCAGAAATAAGATGTAG